The Triticum aestivum cultivar Chinese Spring chromosome 5A, IWGSC CS RefSeq v2.1, whole genome shotgun sequence genomic sequence cctcctcccctcctcctttatatacggggacaagggggcaccccaaagcacaacaattgttctcttagccgtgtgtagtGCCCCCATCCaaagtttactcctccgatcatagcgtcgtagtgcttaggcgaagccctacgcggatcacatcaccatcaccatcaccacgccgtcgtgttgatggaactctccctttactctctgctggatcaagagctcgagggacgtcatcatgctaaacgtgtgctgaacacggaggtgtcgtacgttcggtacttgaatcggttggatcgtgaagacgttcaactacatcaaccgcgttactaaacgcttccgctttcggtctacgaggatacgtggacacactctcccctctcgttgctatgcatctcctagttagatctttcgtgatcgtaggaaaaaatttgaattactacgttccccaacaaagcatCCTTTCCCTGCTCATGGTGGTACTAGAGTTCCCAAAATCTACCTTATTGTCATTGTGTTTCAACGCCAGCCTATACGCACTCTTAATCTAAAGAAAACCATTTTTCTCATGGTGCCAAGCAATAAAATCTCCCTCTCCCACAGATTgaataggaaattttaaaatttcctCAACATCATGGTGATAAAACATGTGTGTGATGAAATTCTCTCATCCCATCTCCTAGACCCTCTCATGAATAACTCACACACCCATTTAAGCCTAGTTCAATTCTTCAAAACAGTTTTTTTTTTGTGGATATAATCTCTGGGAAGACAATTACCTCTCCAAATATTTATACTAGCACCATCAAAACACTTCAAATGACACCATTTTAAAGCAGCTTAAGGCCATGCATAACATTTTGCCAAGTCACCGACATCGCTTGCGGGAAGACCGTATCCAGGACATGTCCATGAGGATAATATTTTGCCTTCATCACCTTTGCACATAGTGGATGCTGATAAACCAATAACCAACAAACTTGGTTAGCCAGAAGCACATGATTAAATAATCTAAGATCATGAAATCCCATACCCGCTTCGCCTTTGGATCTCATTAGTTTATCCCAAGCCAGCCAATGAGTTCTCCTCCTATTCTCCTTATTGCCCCGGCGAAAGATCTCGATGAATTGGGATAATTCTTTTCTTGTTTTCCTTTTCGTTTTATTGTTTTGTCGGTTGTCTCCCGCCAACACTTCATGGATTACTGCCTCTATAGGGGTGTGtgttggggtggggggggggttatGAAAAAGATATTGCGGAAAAGAGATCCGCTGGAGCATGTTCTTTGGTCCAACTCCCGCAATACCGAAAACTATTGAGGGGAGGGGAGATGTTAGGAATGATCTTACTTTGTATCTAATGAATGGAATAACAGCCCCTGTCATGACTAGCATTATGCAAAGACTATCATGTGGAGGTCTGTCAGCTGTAAACAGCCATGACCATTCCAACCAGCTAGTGGTGATAACATCAGCACTTGATGGAGGAGAAGGTTGGACTCTCCTAAAAAGGAAATGTATGTGAGTCATTCTATCATATAATCTTCCCAAATATAGTAGTACTCAAAAGCCACGTTGATAGTTCATGAGGAGATGTCATAGTGGGCATTGCCTTTCTCCTAACAACCCAGAGACAGGACGACTCTTTGTTATGTCTTGCTAGAATTTTTAACTGAACTATTAATTTTGATCTAATCGGATGAAAGAATGAACCCCGTTCCTTGAAAAGAGGTACAGATGTGTGGTGGAACAGATATGAAACACACGTGAAAAGTGTAAAAACTTGAACTTTTCGTGAAATTTCATTGGAATATTTGTGAACAATCTGTGAAACTTTGGGAAACTTGACATGATTATTGTATCTAGAAAATTATGAAATCATAAAAAAATTGACAAAATGTTTTATACAAAAACATATGTGAATAGGTTATGAATAATTAGCAAAGTATAGAAGAGAGTCAAATTGAAGAATAATGGGATCCAAAAAATTACAATAGGTACAAAAAAGGCAATAAATAATGGAGTATGTGGCACCACAAGTTGCTGCAAAGACATGGATGGCTCATTTTGTGGAGAGAAAAATGTAGCAAATTCCGATATCAAAGCAGCAAGTTGATGCATGGTCGACGCTATCATTTTGGTGCAAATGGCCGGCTGGCAATTCTTAGTTCGCCCTCGAGCAGATGCGCCTAACCTGACCCTGTGGGAAAATCAAGGGGCTGATGTTCCCCATCTTCACCATGGCTGCGGCAAAGGCATTGTTGAACGCATCCTGGTTAGATGCGAAGCCGTCAATGATGTCTTCGGTGGCACCACCGGCAAGGGTGTAGAGCACCTGGTCGGAGTGTAGGAGCCCCTTATTGAGCTTGAGGTTGACGAAGTAGGCGTTGTCGAACATGTCCGGGATCGTATCGTCCAATGGGGCCAAGTTGCTGTCGCCAGAGCCGGTTAGCTGAGGGCAGGTGGCCTTgcgcgacgtcgccaaggccggGTCAATGTTCTCCTCGCTGTAGAGCATGGTCCTGAAGTTCTTGCACTGCGCCCTCCCTATGGTGTGCGCACCAGAGAGGGCGACCATATCGGTGTGGTTGAGCCCCTTGGCGGCGAAGCGGGTGATGAGGTCGGTGACGCTAAGTGATGGGGCAGGCAGGTCACGGTTGGCCAGTGTCTCGCTAGCCGTGTCGGAGTCCCTCCTCCCTAGAGAGACTGTCCATGACGGCCCTCCTACCTACACAAGTGAAGCCGATGAGTACTAACCTCAGTTCAAAACTGTGACACGCATGCAAACAGATTATTAATTAAAAAGGGGTTGAAAGATCATGTTAGTTCTTACCGCGACGACGGAATCgcgagcggcgacggcgaggaTGTCGGTGCAGGAGACGGTGCGCTTGCACGCCTGCTGCACATTCGACTTGATTTGGTCGATGACGTCGAAGCCTCGCAGCGATCCCACGTTCCCGAACGCGTTCCGCTCGTTGCCAGCCAGCAGAACGGACGCGTCGCAGCCCTGCTTGTACGTAGCCAGGCACGGTTAACCGCTGGTGTTCAGCAAATGAAATCGATCCAAACAATAACAAGTAGTGTGTGAAGGACTTGCTTGGACAAAGCAGTCATGGAAGTGCAGCCGGAGCAGCGACGCAGCCATGCGGGGGTCGCTGCTCACGGCGGCCACCACACCGTTCTTGATGGTGGCCAGCGCCCCGGGGCACGACGCGTCGTAGAACGTCGGGGACATCTgcgccgacgccaccgcagccagGCATAGGAGCAACACCACTGACAGAGATGAAGACGCCATCACAACTACCTGCGTGTTGGTCGCTATAGGCCGGAGAGCTATTTACTTTTGTGGTGGATGCGGATGTAATGGCCTGCATTTCATGCAGATATATATAGCTATTCCTAGAATTTTTGTGGCGTTCCATCTACTGCTAGGCGCTAGCTGTTTGATCTACATCGTGCACGGATGTATTTTGCATAGAGGCAAATTAATTAGAGTAGACATGTTTTGCGGGGAGTTAATTAATTTGGATATTACTAGCAAGTAGACATGTTTTGCTAAGTACGTGCACGGATCGATGTATCATGCATAGATAGCACTCAAGTCAACGAAATTCAGAAACTATATAgtcatttccttttctttttttgtggGGAAAAATATTCCACATTATTTTGAGGTATAGCTTTGTTCCAGGTCAACTTCTCtatattattttttcaaaaaaataaaaacttcCCTATATTATTATTTGACCAAGTGTTGCATAACATTGCACGTGCGTGCACGGGTGTGTATATCATGCACACAACGCACGGTCATATTAGACCTGGAATGGAATATCCATGGTCGCTTCAACGTCTTAGACGACGATACAAACGCGTCATTCTGCATTCAATGTATCCGATGATCTTTATCATATGATCCTCGTCAACATCATCTAAAAATAGTCTTATTAACACACAAGTATAGAGGAGCACAACAGCATGAAATGTCATTCCATATgtcttagtcataggttctataaagtatagtatgttgtgtaccagacctattgtgtatctCACCATGAGTtcggcaagagggtacaatagtgatccaagagtggatcactggacaacggtcaaaattacccttattgaaataaggatatgtttctcagttatggaggtgacaaaaagttcgtcgtaatggtttacatcgatgcaagctttgacactgatctggatgactctaaatctcaatctggatacatattgaaagtgggagcaattagttagagtagctccgtgcacagcattgtagacatagaaatttgcaaaatacatacggatctgaatgtggcagacgttgactaaacttctctcacaagaaaacatgatcacaccttagtactctttggctgttaatcacatagcgatgtgaactagattattgactttaataaaccctttgggtattggtcacatggcgatgtgaactatagagtgttaaatcacatggtgatgtgaactagattatcgacactagtgcaagtgggagactcaaggaaatatgccctaaaggcaataataaagatgttatttatgtttccttatatcatgataaatgtttattattcatgctagaattgtattaaccagaaacttagtacatgtgtcaatacatagacaaaacaaagtatccctagtatgcctctacttgactagctcgttaatcaaagatggttaagttttctaaccatagacatgtgttgtcatttgatgaacgggatcacatcattagagaatgatgtgatggacaagacccatctgttagcttagcataatgatcgtttagttttattgctattgttttcttcatgacttgtacatattcctctcactatgagattatgcaactcccgaataccggaggaacactttgtgtgctatcaaatgtcaaaacgtaactgggtgattataaagatgctctacaggtgtctccgaaggtgtttgttgagttggcatagatcaagattaggatttgtcactccgtgtatcgaagaggtatctctggaccgtctcggtaatgcacatcactataagccttgcaagcaatgtggctaatgagttagttacgggatgatgcattacggaacgactaagggacttgctagtaacgagattgaactaggtatgatgataccgacgaccgaatctcgggcaagtaacataccgatgacaaagggaataacgtatgttgttatgcggtttgaccgataaaaatcttcgtagaatatgtaggaaccaatatgagcatccagattccgctattggttattgaccggagatgtgtctcggtcatgtctacatacttctcgaactcatagggtccgcgagcttaacgttcgacgacgatTTGTATTTATGAGTTAAGTGTTTTGGTGAACGAAGTTTGGTCgcagttccggataagatcacggacatgacgaagagtctctaaatggtcgagaggtaaagattgatatattggaaggtagtattcggacagcgaaagggttccgaagtgtatcgggtacataccggagtaccagaggggttgCTGAAACCCCCCGCGGAAAGATATGGACCATAtgagccataggagggaggctaaccagcccacaagggtcaGGTGcggcccccacaagggaggaggccgaattggactagggaatggggtgccaccccctttccttctcctactccatcTCCTTACCCTTTTGCCCCTCCGATAGAAGGAATAAAAagtgggggcgaatcctactaggactggagtcctagtacgACTCCGCTCTCCTTGGCACGCCCcctgtggccggcctcctcccctcctcctttatatacggggacaagggggcaccccaaagcacaacaattgttctcttagccgtgtgcagtgcccccatccacagtttactcctccgatcatagtgtcgtagtgcttaggcgaagccctgcgcggatcacatcaccatcaccatcaccacgccgtcgtgttgacggaactctccctttactctctgctggatcaagagctcgagggacgtcatcatgctaaacgtgtgctgaacacggaggtgtcgtacgttcggtacttgaatcggttggatcgtgaagacgttcaactacatcaaacgcgttactaaacgcttccgctttcggtctacgaggatacgcggacacactctcccctctcgttgctatgcatctcctagttagatctttcgtgatcgtaggaaaaaatttgaattactacgttccccaacaaagcatCCTTTCCCTGCTCATGGTGGTACTAGAGTTCCCAAAATCTACCTTATTGTCATTGTGTTTCAACGCCAGCCTATACGCACTCTTAATCTAAAGAAAACCATTTTTCTCATGGTGCCAAGCAATAAAATCTCCCTCTCCCACAGATTGAATAGTAAATTTTAAAATTTCCTCAACATCATGGTGATAAAACATGTGTGTGATGAAATTCTCTCATCCCATCTCCTAGACCCTCTCATGAATAACTCACACACCCATTTAAGCCTAGTTCAATTCTTCAAAACAGTTTTTTTTTGTGGATATAATCTCTGGGAAGACAATTACCTCTCCAAATATTTATACTAGCACCATCAAAACACTTCAAATGACACCATTTTAAAGCAGCTTAAGGCCATGCATAACATTTTGCCAAGTCACCGACATCGCTTGCGGGAAGACCGTATCCAGGACATGCCCATGAGGATAATATTTTGCCTTCATCACCTTTGCACATAGTGGATGCTGATAAACCAATAACCAACAAACTTGGTTAGCCAGAAGCACATGATTAAATAATCTAATATCATGAAATCCCATACCCGCTTCGCCTTTGGATCTCATTAGTTTATCCCAAGCCAGCCAATGAGTTCTCCTCCTATTCTCCTTATTGCCCCGGCAAAAGATCTCGATGAATTGGGATAATTCTTTTCTTGTTTTCCTTTTCGTTTTATTTTTTTGTCGGTTGTCTTCCGCCAACACTTCATGGATTACTGCCTCTATAGGGGTGtgtgttgtgggggggggggggggggggttataaaAAAGATATTGCAGAAAAGAGATCCGCTGGAGCATGTTCTTTGGTCCAACTCCCGCAATACCGAAAACTATTGAGGGGAGGGGAGATGTTAGGAATGATCTTACTTTGTATCTAATGAATGGAATAACAGCCCCTGTCATGACTAGCATTATGCAAAGACTATCATGTGGAGGTCTGTCAGTTGTAAACAGCCATGACCATTCCAACCAGCTAGTGGTGATAACATCAGCACTTGATGGAGGAGAAGGTTGGACTCTCCTAAAAAGGAAATGTATGTGAGTCATTCTATCATATAATCTTCCCAAATATAGTAGTACTCAAAAGCCACGTTGATAGTTCATGAGGAGATGTCATAGTGGGCATTGCCTTTCTCCTAACAACCCAGAGACAGGACGACTCTTTGTTATGTCTTGCTAGAATTTTTAACTGAACTATTAATTTTGATCTAATCGGATGAAAGAATGAACCCCGTTCCTTGAAAAGAGGTACAGATGTGTGGTGGAACAGATATGAAACACACGTGAAAAGTGTGAAAACTTGAACTTTTCGTGAAATTTCATTGGAATATTTGTGAACAATCTGTGAAACTTTGGGAAACTTGACATGATTATTGTATCTAGAAAATTATGAAATCATAAAAAAAATTGACAAAATGTTTTATACAAAAACATATGTGAATAGGTTATGAATAATTAGCAAAGTATAGAAGAGAGTCAAATTGAAGAATAATGGGATCCAAAAAATTACAATAGGTACAAAAAAGGCAATAAATAATGGAGTATGTGGCACCACAAGTTGCTGCAAAGACATGGATGGCTCATTTTGTGGAGAGAAAAATGTAGCTAATTCCGATATCAAAGCAGCAGGTTGATGCATGGTCGACGCTATCATTTCGGTGCAAATGGCCGGCTGGCAATTCTTAGTTCGCCCTCGAGCAGATGCGCCTGACCTGACCCTGTGGGAAAATCAAGGGGCTGATGTTCCCCATCTTCACCATGGCTGCGGCAAAGGCATTGTTGAACGCATCCTGGTTAGATGCGAAGCCGTCAATGATGTCTTCGGTGGCACCACCGGCAAGGGTGTAGAGCACCTGGTCGGAGTGTAGGAGCCCCTTATTGAGCTTGAGGTTGACAAAGTAGGCGTTGTCGAACATGTCCGGGGTCGTATCGTCCAATGGGGCCAAGTTGCTGTCGCCAGAGCCGGTTAGCTGAGGGCAGGTGGCCTTgcgcgacgtcgccaaggccggGTCAATGTTCTCCTCGCTGTAGAGCCTGGTCCTGAAGTTCTTGCACTGCGCTCTCCCTATGGTGTGCGCACCAGAGAGGGCGACCATATCGGTGTGGTTGAGCCCCTTGGCGGCGAAGCGGGTGATGAGGTCGGTGACGCTAAGTGATGGGGCAGGCAGGTCACGGTTGGCCAGTGTCTCGCTAGCCGTGTCGGAGTCCCTCCTCCCCAGAGAGACTGTCCATGACGGCCCTCCTACCTACACAAGTGAAGCCGATGAGTACTAACCTCAGTTCAAAACCGTGACACACATGCAAACAGATTATTAATTAAAGAGGGGTTGAAAGATCATGTTAGTTCTTACCGCGACGACGGAATCgcgagcggcgacggcgaggatgtcggcgcaggagacggtgCGCTTGCACGCCTGCTCCACATTGGACTTGATTTGGTCGATGACGTCGAAGCCTCGCAGCGATCCCACGTTCCCGAACGCGTTCCGCTCGTTGCCAGCCAGCAGAACGGACGCGTCGCAGCCCTGCTTGTACGTAGCCAGGCACGGTTAACCGCTGGTGTTCAGCAAATGAAATCGATCCAAACAATAACAAGTAGTCTGTGAAGGACTTGCTTGGACAAAGCAGTCATGGAAGTGCAGCCGGAGCAGCGACGCAGCCATGCGGGGGTCGCTGCTCACGGCGGCCACCACACCGTTCTTGATGGTGGCCAGCGCCCCGGGGCACGACGCGTCGTAGAACGTCGGGGACATCTgcgccgacgccaccgcagccagGCACAGGAGCAACACCACTGGCAGAGATGAAGACGCCATCACAACTACCTGCGTGTTGGTCGCTATAGGCCGGAGAGCTATTTACTTTTGTGGTGGATGCGGATGTAATGGCCTGCATTTCATGCAGATATATATAGCTATTCCTAGGATTTTTGTGGCGTTCCATCTACTGCTAGGCGCTAGCTGTTTGATCTACATCGTGCACGGATGTATTTTGCATAGAGGCAAATTAATTAGAGTAGACATGTTTTGCGGGGAGTTAATTAATTTGGATATTACTAGCAAGTAGACATGTTTTGCTAAGTACGTGCACGGATCGATGTATCATGCATAGATAGCACTCAAGTCAACGAAATTCAGAAACTATATAgtcatttccttttctttttttgtggGGAAAAATATTCCACATTATTTTGAGGTATAGCTTTGTTCCAGGTCAACTTCTCtatattattttttcaaaaaaataaaaacttcCCTATATTATTATTTGACCAAGTGTTGCATAACATTGTACGTGCGTGCACGGGTGTGTATATCATGCACACAACGCACGGTCATATTAGACCTGGAATGGAATATCCATGGTCGCTTCAACGTCTTAGACGACGATACAAACGCGTCATTCTGCATTCAATGTATCCGATGATCTTTATCATATGATCCTCGGCAACATCATCTAAAAATAGTCTTATTAACACACAAGTATAGAGGAACACAACAGCATGAAATGTCATTCCATATGTCTTAATCATACGTTCTATAAAGTATagtatgctgtgtaccagacctattgtgtatctCACCATGAGTtcggcaagagggtacaatagtgatccaggagtggatcactggacaacggtcaaaattacccttattgaaataaggatatgtttctcagttatggaggtgacaaaaagttcgtcgtaatggtttacatcgatgcaagctttgacactgatctggatgactctaaatctcaatctggatacatattgaaagtgggagcaattagttagagtagctccgtgcacagcattgtagacatagaaatttgcaaaatacatacggatctgaatgtggcagacgttgactaaacttctctcacaagaaaacatgatcacaccttagtactctttggctgttaatcacatagcgatgtgaactagattattgactttaataaaccctttgggtattggtcacatggcgatgtgaactatagagtgttaaatcacatggtgatgtgaactagattatcgacactagtgcaagtgggagactcaaggaaatatgccctaaaggcaataataaagatgttatttatgtttccttatatcatgataaatgtttattattcatgctagaattgtattaaccagaaacttagtacatgtgtcaatacatagacaaaacaaagtatccctagtatgcctctacttgactagctcgttaatcaaagatggttaagttttctaaccatagacatgtgttgtcatttgatgaacgggatcacatcattagagaatgatgtgatggacaagacccatctgttagcttagcataatgatcgtttagttttattgctattgttttcttcatgacttgtacatattcctctcactatgagattatgcaactcccgaataccggaggaacactttgtgtgctatcaaatgtcacaacgtaactgggtgattataaagatgctctacaggtgtctccgaaggtgtttgttgagttggcataaatcaagattaggatttgtcactccgtgtatcgaagaggtatctctggaccgtctcggtaatgcacatcactataagccttgcaagcaatgtggctaatgagttagttacgggatgatgcattacggaacgactaagggacttgctagtaacgagattgaactaggtatgatgataccgacgaccgaatctcgggcaagtaacataccgatgacaaagggaataacgtatgttgttatgcggtttgaccgataaaaatcttcgtagaatatgtaggaaccaatatgagcatccagattccgctattggttattgaccggagatgtgtctcggtcatgtctacatacttctcgaactcatagggtccgcgagcttaacgttcgacgacgatTTGTATTTATGAGTTAAGTGTTTTGGTGAACGAAGTTTGGTCgcagttccggataagatcacggacatgacgaagagtctctaaatggtcgagaggtaaagattgaaatattggaaggtagtattcggacagcgaaagggttccgaagtgtatcgggtacataccggagtaccagaggggttgCTGAAACCCCCCGCGGAAAGATATGGACCATAtgagccataggagggaggctaaccagcccacaagggtcaGGTGcggcccccacaagggaggaggccgaattggactagggaacggggtgccaccccctttccttctcctactccatcTCCTTCCCCTTTtgcccctccggtagaaggaataAAAagtgggggcgaatcctactaggactggagtcctagtacgACTCCGCTCTCCTTGGCACGCCCcctgtggccggcctcctcccctcctcctttatatacggggacaagggggcaccccaaagcacaacaattgttctcttagccgtgtgcagtgcccccatccacagtttactcctccgatcatagcgtcgtagtgcttaggcgaagccctgcgcagatcacatcaccatcaccatcaccacgccgtcgtgttgatg encodes the following:
- the LOC123108553 gene encoding peroxidase 2-like encodes the protein MASSSLPVVLLLCLAAVASAQMSPTFYDASCPGALATIKNGVVAAVSSDPRMAASLLRLHFHDCFVQGCDASVLLAGNERNAFGNVGSLRGFDVIDQIKSNVEQACKRTVSCADILAVAARDSVVAVGGPSWTVSLGRRDSDTASETLANRDLPAPSLSVTDLITRFAAKGLNHTDMVALSGAHTIGRAQCKNFRTRLYSEENIDPALATSRKATCPQLTGSGDSNLAPLDDTTPDMFDNAYFVNLKLNKGLLHSDQVLYTLAGGATEDIIDGFASNQDAFNNAFAAAMVKMGNISPLIFPQGQVRRICSRAN
- the LOC123108552 gene encoding peroxidase 2-like, yielding MASSSLSVVLLLCLAAVASAQMSPTFYDASCPGALATIKNGVVAAVSSDPRMAASLLRLHFHDCFVQGCDASVLLAGNERNAFGNVGSLRGFDVIDQIKSNVQQACKRTVSCTDILAVAARDSVVAVGGPSWTVSLGRRDSDTASETLANRDLPAPSLSVTDLITRFAAKGLNHTDMVALSGAHTIGRAQCKNFRTMLYSEENIDPALATSRKATCPQLTGSGDSNLAPLDDTIPDMFDNAYFVNLKLNKGLLHSDQVLYTLAGGATEDIIDGFASNQDAFNNAFAAAMVKMGNISPLIFPQGQVRRICSRAN